The following nucleotide sequence is from Salvia splendens isolate huo1 unplaced genomic scaffold, SspV2 ctg887, whole genome shotgun sequence.
AACATCGATTATGACATACAATATTCAGACTTTATTGTTTGTGAATGTAGTGACTCAAAGTGGCAACATGCTGAAATAGAGTAGAATCGAAAATATGATCTTGCATGAAAATAAGTTTTGGCTTCTGTCCTTCTCCATTACCCCCTCCGCTCTCTGACTCTTTGTTGGGAAGATGGGTAGGTATTTATTATGTGTAActcttcttttttattattggaAATCTTTAGTCTGCTTGAATTTGAGACTCTGAACTTTCTAATATCTGATTTCCATCCTCCAACTGCCAGTGTCTCCTTTATTAAGTTCCAAATCTGATTTAAAGAGTAGATGTTtaactaaatatttttataatcttCTCTATTGGATCAGTAAGAATCTAGATAAACATAAAATTTCATTTGCTCTTAAGATATTTTAAAGGATTGTTTCCATAACTGCTTCTTATATGGATACAAGTAGTTTTGGTTTAATCTATTCTTAATATTAACTTCTTCTGTTTTTGGTAATCTGAACATTTTAATTATATAGGTCAATACTTCCTTGTCTGCTGTGCGAACTCGTCTTCACAATGTCACGGAAGAGAGGGATCAATTTTTTGATGCTAATGATCAAATTGTCGCCCATGTGAAAACTAAGGTCTGCTATACCTTCCCATTAAAAAATTACTCTGTTCCATATACTGCTGAATCACGTAGATAAATCATAGTAAATGCTATCAACTATACTTCAAGGGTTGCCTTATCCATATTTtgattgttttattttacatatcCTTACAACTTTGTAGGAGGATGAACTAGCAAAATCCATTGTGTCTTGTCGAACAGAATCAGATATTCTTAGTACGTGGATTAACTTTTTGGAAGATACTTGGTCTCTTCAGTGTTCATACGTGGAAGCTAAGGAGAAAGAAACCAAGTATGTATGAATTCAATATGGTTTAGTCGATAGAAATCTCTGCTATAAACACATGCATTTTAACTCTACAATTGACATATTTTTACCTGTTTATATATGAGCTGCATAAAGGTTGTATAGAAACACACTTTGAACGAACTTTTAGATGAATTTCATTTATGACAATTTCGTACTTTGATAGTCAACTCCTAATGGACTTCTAACAAAGTGTCACAATTTGAAGAACTGCAAAGTTGTTTATGATGGCATACTTATATCAGCTTCTTAAAAAGTCTATATGTAAAATCCATACTGAGTTGGTTACATTCTAAAACTGCTCCAAATGTACGTATTTTCTCTGAGGGTGTATTGTTGCTCGTTTTCCATTTGCATTTGAAAGTGCTGAGATCGAGAGACACGAAGATTACTTCACAGATTTGGTTAAGAAGCTGCTTTCTTCTTATGAGgtgcttattttatttatttattttattcactgCAATGGTATTCCGTATCTTTTAGTAATTTTGATGTTTGCAAACTATATATCCATCTTCTTCCGTCTCATTCGATGCAGAAAGAGCTTAGACAGCCTATTGATCGCATTGGAAAGTATGTGGAGAACTTAAAGTGCCTGACTGATGGGTATTTCCCCATATAATATTTGTAAAAGATGGTACTGTCCTAGTTTGGCTACGTACGAGCCTAATATTTCTGAAACTGCTTACAGCTCTGAACCGTCTCCTGGATTGGAAACTAACGAATCTCAGTTGGTTAGCCCAAAGAGAAATCTCGAGGAAGAATACCTGGATTATGAAGCTAAGGTAAACAGAAATTAATTCATATTAGTTGCTTAAGTTCAAATTAATGATATATAGGAGCTTCGTTTATCACCATCCCCCGCATTTACCCATGATGGCTACCTTTTCGCTCTGTTTTTTTTCTTGCAGAAGTAACTCATCAAAATATTGTGTATTTGAACTTCTTGACAATATCTAACTTATGTAACACCACTAGTAGTCTTGGGCAATTGAGTCATCAAACTTTTACAAAAAAACTTTACCGGTTTATTTTTCTTAACAACTTGCAGATAATAACTACATTCAGCGTAGTGGACAACATGAGAGAGCGGTATTATGCCGGACAAGGAAAACTATCCAGGTCTTACTGCCAATCAATTATAGCCACTCCTGTCCTTCCCTGTATAGTACCTTTCCAAGACTCTATGTTAAGTCTAcgttgtatattttttttatttcagcaaAGAGAATAAGGAGGTGAAAGAGCTATTTGACAAAATTGAGAAGCTAAGAGAGGAATTTGAATCCATCGAGCGACCTACTCTGGATATTGAGAATCCCACTAAAGAGGCAGATGAATCGCCTAGTGAAAGCGTCACAAGCTCCTCTACGGAGCAGGCAGAAAGAGAAGTCAGTGCTGGGAAGGCTGACGAGCAACGGCCCTCACCTAAGTCGAAGCAGATCGAGATACTTGATCCTGCAGCAGAGTTGGCGAAACTTGAGTCTGAATTTGGAAAAGTAGATCCAGACTACGCTGCAGAGGACATCGGGGAGTGGGAATTCGATGAGCTTGAGAGGGAGTTGAAATCTGGCGATTCATCAAAAAAGTAGAACTCCTCATCTTTTGTCCTTGAAGTTACCTGTGTTATTTCGTGGTTCCAAATTTGTTGATTTCTTCATAAACATGTATAAAATCCAGCTGATGAAGCTGACATTTTTAATGTATGTACTTATATTAAGTGAaacaagattttttttaatgtatgtaCTTAAACGAAGTGAAACTAGGGACATGACTGTTAGCTTCTTTTTAATCATGGGATGAATATAAGTTATGTCAATATAAATATGTTATTTATGTAAATGATATTTGCCTGTAAATTCTTGAATCTTAGCTTAATTTTGATAATGTATAGTAGTAGATTTAAAATCTGTAGTAAATTATcgaattattgatttgttttgattttaaaattaatcaagATTTCAATGTTGATTATAGGTAGTGAAATGTTGTGTTATacaatcaaactaaataatatcatttctttttttatcccTTCTatctcatttctttttcttttctcgcATTCCTTCTTAGTATAAACTTCCACCgctcaataaataaaattagtataATGTGATGTTGTTTTAGTGCATATAATATGATGTAGTTTTGGTGGTATTTGATGGTAAGTATTCCAAGTTATATCAATTcctaaattttgatttattataaaattacaaCAAAGCAATAGtttaacaatttatacataGATTTGAAGTTAGTATACAAAATCAA
It contains:
- the LOC121791728 gene encoding myosin-10-like yields the protein MVNSIVYTTAVLYYDSDMGGEPLNFRDVFLYSQALEGISICMTLEPPSEDEVSLLLELFGLCLTGGKAVHNAIVSSIQDLAKVFSGYQDEVLVKREELLQFAEGAITGLKINADIQRIDAEVSTLKKTLESRASYDHDGDCLETNSKQNASSTIEALKEALAHIRACSRLEALLLKKKAIKCGDTAEIHSQKVDKLKVLLESLASSSSKAEKRISDYRLQKEDALQFRVGKVNEVSEIEKELKAEISDLEKQRDELEAQLKKVNTSLSAVRTRLHNVTEERDQFFDANDQIVAHVKTKEDELAKSIVSCRTESDILSTWINFLEDTWSLQCSYVEAKEKETNAEIERHEDYFTDLVKKLLSSYEKELRQPIDRIGKYVENLKCLTDGSEPSPGLETNESQLVSPKRNLEEEYLDYEAKIITTFSVVDNMRERYYAGQGKLSSKENKEVKELFDKIEKLREEFESIERPTLDIENPTKEADESPSESVTSSSTEQAEREVSAGKADEQRPSPKSKQIEILDPAAELAKLESEFGKVDPDYAAEDIGEWEFDELERELKSGDSSKK